Proteins co-encoded in one Plasmodium berghei ANKA genome assembly, chromosome: 11 genomic window:
- a CDS encoding leucine--tRNA ligase, putative, which produces MARRMNLLNIEKNIQNLWKEHNICEKEVGDINEVRYTGNFPYPYMNGLLHIGHGFTLSKLEFSIRYKNMICDNVLLPFSFHCTGTPIVVCADKLKNELKNKVLNNKPTEKHECQLKDNLFEGRSGENAENAENAENVENAEKRGKNSDATVFRSNKSKAQSKGATQNTQYDIMKQMNISDDQIHLFQNPEYWCYYFSSKAKTHLESFGLYCDWRRSFITTNINPYYNKFVNWQFNSLYKKNLIYYGSRITIFSRVNNQACADHERSEGEGVKCQEYTLIKIYLQSYNDFFNIFIESVLNCNTEKTSFSNCVKYTPFSEHEENLKNEIWNENFLKTKKIIFLASTLKPETAYGQNYTFVNPDDYYCVTFGFDKQMLNYGDKNYVNNIMTKNEIIDKCENIYICSENSLYNLAYQGIIPMLKKKEKKNQENNKTETKSNYLNNIENDLFILAKIKGEKFVGLKIYTNISHIKNMYILPMSTIKMNTSTGIVPCVSSDSIDDYACLEEIKKKKKYYCEKYKLLKDEYLNNESISCIELPGIGTHSGKHFYECEKITSYKDAKLQKLKGMLYKKQYFEGIMKIEPYCNMKTFNCRKIVKQNIIKNNQGFIYSEPEVLVIDRNNVKCIAALCNQWYINYGNLDFKKDVLIQLKKNNFQTYNDVLYKQLQHVIFWLDDWSCSRSYGLGTHMPNFNEKKKFENEIMEKDEAFVKKTELIESLSDSTIYMAYYTISHYLQGNVDGKEKGTLNIDHNDLNDAFFDYVFDISNNTTNISKNITIEKLNIMRKSFKYWYPFDIRISGKDLIFNHLTMSLFNHVAIWGKKIYKKNKDCLEDKSALDRQTEILNEVEKLDLNEYESIKYFPKSFFCNGHVLVNKEKMSKSKGNFITIENSINQYTSDGTRIALADAGDSIEDANFNTDTANSAIMKLYNLINFSIETKNNVYIFRCGEKTFNDLIFENEINYLTNKCKEAYEKLLFRDVLKYGFYDMLLKRDTYRIMCDKIHMHKETVNFFIERMCIIINPIIPHVTEHIWTYILKKDKLLITQKWPSSENTNFSIVMHKQYNNLLNVMENFRKSYDKFLNKNNKNKNELYNTLNHGISGSSGPDDEDEKHKFKAIVYVAREYNDTQKKIIEILNNIIKNSEDKKLPSNFINLLVQNNYVNNLPKNEKKDILSFATFLVKDNVTLNNNQYELTLPYDEIQLIKNNIDFIKRILNLRDIQILENIKKCDIDHTDIYKLSNPGNPSIFIYNTKE; this is translated from the coding sequence ATGGCACGACGtatgaatttattaaatatcgaaaaaaatattcagaACTTATGGAAAgaacataatatatgtgaAAAAGAAGTTGGTGATATAAATGAGGTAAGATATACTGGAAATTTCCCATACCCTTATATGAATGGATTATTACATATTGGCCATGGATTTACATTAAGTAAGTTAGAATTTTCGATTcgatataaaaatatgatctGTGACAATGTTTTATTACCCTTTTCTTTCCATTGTACTGGCACACCTATAGTTGTATGTGcagataaattaaaaaatgaactaaaaaataaagttttGAATAATAAACCAACAGAGAAGCATGAATGCCAACTTAAAGATAATTTATTCGAAGGAAGAAGTGGGGAAAATGCGGAAAATGCGGAAAATGCAGAAAATGTAGAAAATGCAGAAAAACGTGGGAAAAATTCGGATGCTACTGTCTTTAGATCGAACAAAAGTAAAGCGCAATCAAAAGGAGCAACACAAAATACACAATATGATATTATGAAGCAAATGAATATAAGCGATGATCAAATccatttatttcaaaatcCTGAATATTggtgttattatttttcatcaaaAGCCAAAACACATTTAGAATCCTTTGGTTTATATTGTGATTGGAGGCGTTCGTTTATTactacaaatataaatccatattataataagtTTGTAAATTGGCAATTTAATagtttatataaaaagaatttaatatattatggaAGTAGAATTACAATTTTCAGCCGAGTAAATAATCAGGCATGTGCTGATCATGAAAGGTCGGAAGGAGAAGGTGTAAAATGTCAAGAATAtacattaataaaaatttatttacaaagttataatgatttttttaatatatttatagaaaGCGTTTTAAATTGTAATACAGAAAAAACATCGTTTTCAAATTGTGTTAAATATACACCTTTTAGTGAACatgaagaaaatttaaaaaatgaaatatggaatgaaaattttttaaaaacaaaaaaaataatatttttagcaAGTACATTAAAACCTGAAACAGCATATGGacaaaattatacatttgTTAATCCAGATGATTATTATTGTGTTACTTTTGGATTTGATAAGCAAATGCTTAATTATGgtgataaaaattatgttaataatataatgacaaaaaatgaaataattgacaaatgtgaaaatatatatatatgttctGAAAATagtttatataatttagcTTACCAAGGTATAATACcaatgttaaaaaaaaaagaaaaaaaaaatcaagaaaataataaaacagaAACAAAAAGTAACTACTTAAATAATATCgaaaatgatttatttattttggcaaaaataaaaggagAAAAATTTGTTggattaaaaatatatacaaatatatcacatataaaaaatatgtatattttgcCAATGTCAACAATTAAAATGAATACATCAACGGGTATAGTTCCATGTGTATCTAGTGATAGTATAGATGATTATGCTTGTTtagaagaaataaaaaaaaaaaaaaaatattattgtgaaaaatataaattattaaaagatgaatatttaaataatgaaagtATATCATGTATTGAATTACCAGGAATTGGTACACATAGTggtaaacatttttatgaatgtgaaaaaattaCTTCTTATAAAGATgcaaaattacaaaaattaaaaggaatgttatataaaaaacaatattttgaaGGGATTATGAAAATTGAGCCATATTGTAATATGAAAACATTTAATTGTAGAAAAATAGTTAagcaaaatattattaaaaataatcaaggttttatatatagtgAACCAGAAGTTCTAGTAATTGATCGAAATAATGTTAAGTGTATTGCTGCTTTATGTAATCAATGGTATATTAATTATGGAAATTTAGATTTTAAGAAAGATGTTCTTATTcaattaaagaaaaataattttcaaacatataatgatgttttatataaacaattacAACATGTTATATTTTGGTTAGATGATTGGTCATGTAGTCGATCTTATGGATTAGGAACACATATGCcaaattttaatgaaaaaaaaaaattcgaaaatgaaataatggAAAAAGACGAAgcttttgtaaaaaaaacagaacTAATAGAAAGTTTATCTGATTCGACTATATACATGGCATACTATACAATAAGTCATTATTTGCAAGGTAATGTTGatggaaaagaaaaaggaaCTCTAAATATAGATCACAATGATTTAAATGATGCATTCTTTGATTATGTATTTGATATATCCAATAATACAACTAATATaagcaaaaatataacaattgaaaaattaaatataatgagaAAATCCTTTAAATATTGGTATCCATTTGATATTAGAATTTCTGGAAAagatttaatttttaatcatTTAACAATGTCATTATTTAATCATGTTGCTATTtggggaaaaaaaatatataaaaaaaataaagattgTTTAGAAGATAAAAGTGCCTTAGATAGACAAACcgaaatattaaatgaagTTGAAAAACTTGATTTAAACGAATATGaaagtataaaatattttcctaAATCCTTTTTTTGTAATGGCCATGTTTTagtaaataaagaaaaaatgtcAAAAAGTAAAGGAAATTTCATAACTATAGAAAATAGTATAAATCAATATACTAGTGATGGAACTAGAATAGCATTAGCAGATGCAGGTGATTCTATAGAAGATGCAAATTTTAACACAGATACTGCAAATAGTGCTATTatgaaattatataatttaataaatttttctattgaaacaaaaaataatgtttatatatttagatgtggagaaaaaacatttaatgatcttatttttgaaaatgaaataaattatttaacaaataaatgCAAAGAAgcatatgaaaaattattatttagaGATGTATTGAAATATGGATTTTATGATATGTTATTAAAACGAGATACATATAGAATAATGTGTGATAAAATACATATGCATAAAGAAactgttaatttttttattgaaaGGATGtgtattataattaatccAATAATACCACATGTAACTGAACATATATGgacttatattttaaaaaaagataaattattaattactCAAAAATGGCCAAGTTCAGAAAATACAAACTTTTCCATTGTTATGCAcaaacaatataataatctTTTAAATGTCATGGAAAATTTTAGGAAATCTTATGATaaatttttgaataaaaataacaaaaataaaaatgaattatataatacattgAATCATGGTATATCAGGAAGTAGTGGGCCTGATGATGAGGAtgaaaaacataaatttaaaGCAATTGTTTATGTTGCTAGGGAATATAATgatacacaaaaaaaaattattgaaatattaaataatataattaaaaatagtgaagataaaaaattgccatctaattttataaatcttttagtacaaaataattatgttaataatttaccgaaaaatgaaaaaaaagatattttAAGTTTTGCCACATTTCTTGTTAAAGATAATGTTACactaaataataatcaatATGAATTGACCTTACCTTATGATGAAAttcaattaataaaaaataatatagattttataaaaagaattttaaatttaagagatatacaaatacttgaaaatattaaaaaatgtgacATAGATCATactgatatatataaattatctAACCCTGGCAATCcttctatttttatttataacacAAAAGAATAA